The window AATGTGCTTCAATTCTGGGCCTGACAGTAGTTGGATCCCTGGTTTCTTCGGTTGTAAGCGTAAAAGTACCGCTGGTATTAAATATTGGTGAGGTGGGAATGGAGATTCAGCCTATGCTGGATAAAGTTTTACCGTCTCTGGTCCCTGTTTTGATTACGTTTGGAGTATACAAAGCGTTGAAAAGCAAGAAAATCGGTATTACCGGAATGATACTTGCCGTCATAGTGCTATGTATGGCAGCAGCGTATTTTGGAATTTTAGGATAGTGAGGAATCATGTTTATGAGAAAAATTATAATAGCATCTCATCATCAGATGGCATATGGCCTGTATCAGACCGTACAGTTTTTGACGAAGGCACCGCAGGTATATGAGATCAGTGCCTACGTGGATGACATTGATATCCAAAAGCAAATAGAAGAAGTATGGACACATATCGGGCCTGATGATGAAGTGTTTATCTTTACGGATATAATCGGAGGCAGCGTAACTCAGAAGTTTTTTTCATATAAAAGTGATAAAGTCCATTTAATATGCGGAATGAATCTTCCTTTGGTGATTGCGGCGGTGCTGTCATCAGATAATGCACCTATGTCACCAGAGGAAATCCGCCGCATGGTAAAAGAAGCGCAGGATTCTATTATCTACATCAATGAGTATGAGAATGATAATAACAGCTGTGAGGATGAATAGAAAGGAATCGTATGAAGACAATAATCGTATTGATGGACACACTGCGAAGAGATCATTTGAAATGCTACAATCCTCAGACAGATTGTATTGCAGATAATATTACCGGTTTTAGTAAAGAAAGCTGTACGTTTGACAATCACTTTACCGGCAGCCTTCCTTGCATACCTGCAAGGAGGGATTTGTTTACAGGGCGTTTGAATTTTCTGGAACGATCCTGGGGGCCCATTGAGATTTTTGATGAAACACTTCCAAAGATACTAAATGAGAATGGTGTAAGATCTCATATGATAACGGATCATGCACATTATTTCAGGATCGGAGGGGAGAACTATTGCCAACAGTTCAATACTTATGAATTTTTCAGAGGCCAGGAAAGTGATCCCTGGATTTCGTTAATGGATGATCCATACATGCCGGAAACGTATTTTGGGGATGTAAAGAGACAGTACCAATGCAACCGGACAAAATTTGTGAAGGAAGAGGATTATCCAAGTGTTCAATGCTTTGATGCAGCTATTGACTGGGTAGAAAAAAACCGGCATGCTGAGGATTTTCTGCTGATGGTTGAAACCTTTGACCCACATGAACCTTTTGACATTCCTGAAAAGTATCTGGATATGTACAACGACACTTACGATGGCCCTCATTTTAATTTGCCCAAGTACCACAAAATTGATGAGGAAACAGATGAGGCAATGGCTCATTTAAGAAACCGGTATAAAGCGCTTTTGACAATGACGGATGTTCATTTTGGAAAATTTATAGACAAGCTGAAAGAAGTAAACATGTATGAAGATACTATGATAATCCTTACAACAGACCACGGATATTGTCTGGGAGAACGGGAATATATCGGAAAAAGCTATATGCCGTGCTATAATGAGATCTGCAACATTCCGCTTTTGATCCATTATCCCCAGGCATCCTTTGCAGGAGAACGGCGTTGTGCCATAACCCAGAATATTGACATCATGCCTACAATCCTGGATTATCAGAATATCCCGTGTCCTGAACGTGTTACAGG of the Lacrimispora indolis DSM 755 genome contains:
- a CDS encoding PTS sugar transporter subunit IIA; this encodes MRKIIIASHHQMAYGLYQTVQFLTKAPQVYEISAYVDDIDIQKQIEEVWTHIGPDDEVFIFTDIIGGSVTQKFFSYKSDKVHLICGMNLPLVIAAVLSSDNAPMSPEEIRRMVKEAQDSIIYINEYENDNNSCEDE
- a CDS encoding sulfatase, coding for MKTIIVLMDTLRRDHLKCYNPQTDCIADNITGFSKESCTFDNHFTGSLPCIPARRDLFTGRLNFLERSWGPIEIFDETLPKILNENGVRSHMITDHAHYFRIGGENYCQQFNTYEFFRGQESDPWISLMDDPYMPETYFGDVKRQYQCNRTKFVKEEDYPSVQCFDAAIDWVEKNRHAEDFLLMVETFDPHEPFDIPEKYLDMYNDTYDGPHFNLPKYHKIDEETDEAMAHLRNRYKALLTMTDVHFGKFIDKLKEVNMYEDTMIILTTDHGYCLGEREYIGKSYMPCYNEICNIPLLIHYPQASFAGERRCAITQNIDIMPTILDYQNIPCPERVTGKSVKGIVENHEKGREYALYGTFGLSVNLFDGKYTYFRGPRDNTQCYEYTTSLTTIRDWLGKDIPEKIECGYFLPQVPFPVYKIPEVKNALVSDAVYHKEDHLFDIEEDYGQTREVADPEIRNMMEKKLSDALADNYAPEEQWARLGLKKGSDSGYNSVSEYDYTV